Proteins encoded within one genomic window of Oncorhynchus masou masou isolate Uvic2021 chromosome 1, UVic_Omas_1.1, whole genome shotgun sequence:
- the LOC135541805 gene encoding bolA-like protein 3 has protein sequence IVETTINIVDIEAILVSRQLQRTLSSQTDGETRIAQILKEKFPSDTSLKVVDISGGCGAMYEVHIESNEFKGKITVQQHQLVNQAPKEEIQEMHGLRIFTDVPRE, from the exons ATTGTGGAGACGACCATCAACATTGTTGACATCGAG GCTATTTTGGTTTCTAGACAGTTGCAGAGGACTCTGTCTTCTCAGACCGATGGAGAGACACGAATTGCACAAATTCTCAAAGAGAAGTTTCCATCGGACACGTCTCTAAAAGTTGTGGACATATCAG GTGGCTGTGGTGCCATGTATGAAGTCCACATAGAATCCAATGAATTTAAAGGGAAAATAACTGTTCAACAACACCAACTAGTCAACCAG GCACCCAAGGAGGAGATCCAAGAAATGCATGGACTACGAATATTCACAGATGTTCCTCGAGAGTAG
- the bco1 gene encoding beta,beta-carotene 15,15'-dioxygenase isoform X2 has protein sequence MAYDYAKNIEERPDPVKADLKGNLPSWLQGTLLRNGPGIFSVGDTTYNHWFDGMALMHSFTFKDGEVIYRSRYLRGDTYKDNMAAKRIVVSEMGTMAYPDPGKNVISRVITFLNHTVPDFTDNCGNNFIRYGKDYYATSETNYIRKVDPVTLETQDKVDYMKYLAVNLVTSHPHYDKDGTAYNMGTSIAEKGKTKYTLFKVPDTTAGALKNLEVICTVPCRSLLSPSYYHSFGMTDNYFIFIEQPFKLDILKMATAYMRRVNWASCLKFCPEENTLIHLIDRKTGKEVGIKYYTEAMIVYHHVNAFEEDGHVIFDVIAYEDPSLYNMFYLNVLKEQSKTSSISVPKCKRFSLPVQTDKGIDVGEDMVKLQYTTASAVKEKDGKLLCQPEVLCDSVELPRINYDFNGKKYRFVYMTCVAMTAVATKIMKFDIETKERTEWSEENCWPSEPVFIPRPNGEGEDDGVVLTTVINSNPGESGFILVLDAKSFKEVARAYMNAEIHMDMHGYFIPMEN, from the exons ATGGCCTACGACTACGCTAAAAACATAGAAGAAAGACCTGATCCAGTGAAGGCGGACCTCAAAG GAAACCTTCCAAGCTGGCTGCAAGGCACGTTGTTGCGCAATGGGCCAGGCATATTCTCAGTGGGGGATACCACATACAACCACTGGTTCGATGGGATGGCCCTGATGCACAGCTTTACATTCAAAGATG GTGAGGTAATCTACAGAAGCAGATATTTACGTGGAGACACATACAAAGACAACATGGCAGCCAAAAGAATTGTTGTGTCTGAAATGGGGACAATGGCCTACCCGGACCCAGGCAAAAACGTCATATCTAG GGTGATCACCTTTCTTAACCACACGGTCCCAGACTTCACTGACAACTGTGGCAACAATTTCATTCGATATGGGAAGGATTATTATGCAACCTCTGAAACCAACTACATCCGCAAAGTAGATCCTGTGACTCTGGAGACTCAGGACAAG GTTGACTACATGAAATACCTTGCTGTGAACCTGGTGACATCCCATCCACATTACGATAAAGATGGAACAGCCTACAACATGGGAACTTCAATAGCGGAGAAGGGAAAGACTAAATACACCTTATTCAAGGTTCCAGACACTACTGCAGGag CCTTGAAGAACCTTGAGGTGATCTGCACAGTGCCCTGCCGCTCCCTCCTCAGCCCCAGCTACTACCACAGCTTCGGCATGACTGACAACTACTTCATCTTCATTGAGCAGCCATTCAAACTGGACATCCTCAAGATGGCCACAGCATACATGAGAAGGGTCAACTGGGCTAGTTGTCTAAAGTTTTGCCCTGAGGAAAAT ACCCTGATTCACCTGATCGACAGAAAGACAGGCAAAGAAGTGGGCATAAAGTACTACACAGAGGCAATGATAGTGTACCATCACGTGAATGCCTTTGAAGAGGATGGTCATGTCATCTTTGATGTTATCGCCTATGAAGATCCCAGCTTATACAACATGTTCTACCTAAATGTGTTAAAAGAACAATCAAAGACCTCCTCAATATCTGTGCCAAAGTGCAAAAGATTTTCCCTTCCTGTACAGACTGACAAG GGGATTGATGTTGGAGAGGATATGGTGAAACTCCAATACACAACAGCCAGCGCTGTGAAAGAGAAAGATGGTAAACTACTCTGCCAGCCAGAGGTGCTTTGTGACA GTGTGGAACTACCCAGGATCAATTATGACTTCAATGGCAAGAAGTACAGATTTGTCTACATGACTTGTGTTGCAATGACAGCAGTGGCAACTAAG ATCATGAAGTTTGACATTGAGACAAAGGAGAGGACTGAATGGAGTGAGGAGAACTGCTGGCCATCAGAGCCTGTGTTCATTCCAAGACCCAacggagaaggagaggatgatg GTGTGGTCTTGACAACAGTCATCAACTCCAATCCAGGGGAATCTGGCTTCATCTTGGTGCTGGATGCTAAGTCTTTCAAGGAGGTAGCTCGAGCATATATGAATGCAGAGATTCACATGGACATGCATGGATACTTCATCCCAATGGAAAATTAG
- the bco1 gene encoding beta,beta-carotene 15,15'-dioxygenase isoform X1, translated as MAYDYAKNIEERPDPVKADLKGNLPSWLQGTLLRNGPGIFSVGDTTYNHWFDGMALMHSFTFKDGEVIYRSRYLRGDTYKDNMAAKRIVVSEMGTMAYPDPGKNVISRVITFLNHTVPDFTDNCGNNFIRYGKDYYATSETNYIRKVDPVTLETQDKVDYMKYLAVNLVTSHPHYDKDGTAYNMGTSIAEKGKTKYTLFKVPDTTAGDKANASPALKNLEVICTVPCRSLLSPSYYHSFGMTDNYFIFIEQPFKLDILKMATAYMRRVNWASCLKFCPEENTLIHLIDRKTGKEVGIKYYTEAMIVYHHVNAFEEDGHVIFDVIAYEDPSLYNMFYLNVLKEQSKTSSISVPKCKRFSLPVQTDKGIDVGEDMVKLQYTTASAVKEKDGKLLCQPEVLCDSVELPRINYDFNGKKYRFVYMTCVAMTAVATKIMKFDIETKERTEWSEENCWPSEPVFIPRPNGEGEDDGVVLTTVINSNPGESGFILVLDAKSFKEVARAYMNAEIHMDMHGYFIPMEN; from the exons ATGGCCTACGACTACGCTAAAAACATAGAAGAAAGACCTGATCCAGTGAAGGCGGACCTCAAAG GAAACCTTCCAAGCTGGCTGCAAGGCACGTTGTTGCGCAATGGGCCAGGCATATTCTCAGTGGGGGATACCACATACAACCACTGGTTCGATGGGATGGCCCTGATGCACAGCTTTACATTCAAAGATG GTGAGGTAATCTACAGAAGCAGATATTTACGTGGAGACACATACAAAGACAACATGGCAGCCAAAAGAATTGTTGTGTCTGAAATGGGGACAATGGCCTACCCGGACCCAGGCAAAAACGTCATATCTAG GGTGATCACCTTTCTTAACCACACGGTCCCAGACTTCACTGACAACTGTGGCAACAATTTCATTCGATATGGGAAGGATTATTATGCAACCTCTGAAACCAACTACATCCGCAAAGTAGATCCTGTGACTCTGGAGACTCAGGACAAG GTTGACTACATGAAATACCTTGCTGTGAACCTGGTGACATCCCATCCACATTACGATAAAGATGGAACAGCCTACAACATGGGAACTTCAATAGCGGAGAAGGGAAAGACTAAATACACCTTATTCAAGGTTCCAGACACTACTGCAGGag ATAAGGCCAATGCTTCTCCAGCCTTGAAGAACCTTGAGGTGATCTGCACAGTGCCCTGCCGCTCCCTCCTCAGCCCCAGCTACTACCACAGCTTCGGCATGACTGACAACTACTTCATCTTCATTGAGCAGCCATTCAAACTGGACATCCTCAAGATGGCCACAGCATACATGAGAAGGGTCAACTGGGCTAGTTGTCTAAAGTTTTGCCCTGAGGAAAAT ACCCTGATTCACCTGATCGACAGAAAGACAGGCAAAGAAGTGGGCATAAAGTACTACACAGAGGCAATGATAGTGTACCATCACGTGAATGCCTTTGAAGAGGATGGTCATGTCATCTTTGATGTTATCGCCTATGAAGATCCCAGCTTATACAACATGTTCTACCTAAATGTGTTAAAAGAACAATCAAAGACCTCCTCAATATCTGTGCCAAAGTGCAAAAGATTTTCCCTTCCTGTACAGACTGACAAG GGGATTGATGTTGGAGAGGATATGGTGAAACTCCAATACACAACAGCCAGCGCTGTGAAAGAGAAAGATGGTAAACTACTCTGCCAGCCAGAGGTGCTTTGTGACA GTGTGGAACTACCCAGGATCAATTATGACTTCAATGGCAAGAAGTACAGATTTGTCTACATGACTTGTGTTGCAATGACAGCAGTGGCAACTAAG ATCATGAAGTTTGACATTGAGACAAAGGAGAGGACTGAATGGAGTGAGGAGAACTGCTGGCCATCAGAGCCTGTGTTCATTCCAAGACCCAacggagaaggagaggatgatg GTGTGGTCTTGACAACAGTCATCAACTCCAATCCAGGGGAATCTGGCTTCATCTTGGTGCTGGATGCTAAGTCTTTCAAGGAGGTAGCTCGAGCATATATGAATGCAGAGATTCACATGGACATGCATGGATACTTCATCCCAATGGAAAATTAG